The bacterium genome includes a region encoding these proteins:
- a CDS encoding DUF302 domain-containing protein — MNPTFALVLGLILGLALAAGVGVGVLRTRMIAPRRSRRSFDDTCATIERVIPADPEGWSLPLPAWDAYAVLEKKGLAPANLARLRFFFVCNPRHASDMLRLDPTLSGMMPCTWAVYETQDGSVWLAKLNVGLMGRLFPPAIAAIMGKVAAADERFLAEVLG, encoded by the coding sequence ATGAACCCCACATTCGCCCTGGTCCTGGGCCTGATCCTCGGTCTCGCGCTGGCGGCCGGCGTCGGTGTCGGCGTGCTGCGCACGCGGATGATCGCCCCCCGCCGCAGCCGGCGCAGCTTCGACGACACCTGCGCCACGATCGAGCGCGTGATCCCGGCCGATCCCGAGGGGTGGAGCCTGCCCCTGCCGGCCTGGGACGCCTACGCCGTCCTGGAGAAGAAAGGGTTGGCACCGGCGAACCTGGCCCGGTTGCGCTTCTTCTTCGTCTGCAACCCCCGCCACGCCTCCGACATGCTGCGCCTGGACCCGACCCTGTCGGGGATGATGCCCTGCACCTGGGCCGTCTACGAGACGCAGGACGGGTCGGTGTGGCTGGCGAAGCTGAACGTGGGCCTGATGGGGCGCCTGTTCCCGCCCGCCATCGCCGCGATCATGGGCAAGGTGGCCGCCGCCGACGAGCGGTTCCTGGCGGAAGTCCTGGGCTGA
- a CDS encoding DEAD/DEAH box helicase, with amino-acid sequence MSFDIFGLDPRILDGVRAAGYTKPTPIQRQAIPEVMAGRDVLGVAQTGTGKTAAFALPILQRLLDGPRGRTRALIIAPTRELAEQIHGFFHTMTRRTGLRSATVYGGVGRASQAQALRRGTEIIVACPGRLLDHMGEGDADLSGIEILVLDEADRMCDMGFLPDVKRILRELPVDRQTLFFSATMPMDIRGLADRILRNPLAVQVDTIAPAATVAHSIYPTTDRLRKSMLETLLRSEATGRTLVFTRTKHRARSLAHDLERSGMRVAELQGNMPQSKRQQAIDGFRSGRYDILVATDIAARGIDVTAVKHVINYDAPDTVDAYTHRIGRTGRAQLTGEAFTLVDSDDSELIERIEKTLGVPLERRRIDGFDYGAFTPETALNPVRRAAASGRSGGGGRRRAPTRMKRFG; translated from the coding sequence GTGAGTTTCGACATTTTCGGACTTGATCCGCGCATCCTCGATGGCGTGCGCGCCGCCGGCTATACCAAGCCGACCCCCATCCAGCGCCAGGCGATCCCCGAGGTCATGGCCGGCCGCGACGTCCTGGGCGTAGCCCAGACGGGCACCGGCAAGACCGCGGCCTTCGCCTTGCCCATCCTCCAGCGCCTGCTCGACGGCCCCCGCGGCCGCACGCGCGCGCTGATCATCGCGCCCACGCGCGAGCTGGCCGAGCAGATCCACGGCTTCTTCCACACGATGACCCGCCGCACCGGCCTGCGCAGCGCGACGGTGTACGGCGGCGTCGGCCGCGCCTCCCAGGCCCAGGCCCTGCGCCGGGGCACCGAGATCATCGTCGCCTGCCCGGGTCGCCTGCTCGACCACATGGGCGAGGGCGACGCCGACCTGTCCGGGATCGAGATCCTGGTCCTGGACGAGGCCGACCGGATGTGCGACATGGGCTTCCTGCCGGACGTGAAGCGCATCCTGCGGGAGCTGCCGGTCGACCGCCAGACGCTATTCTTCTCGGCGACCATGCCGATGGACATCCGCGGCCTGGCCGACCGGATCCTGCGCAACCCGCTCGCCGTCCAGGTCGACACCATCGCCCCGGCCGCCACGGTCGCCCATTCGATCTACCCCACGACCGACCGCCTGCGCAAGAGCATGCTCGAGACGCTGCTGCGCAGCGAGGCCACCGGCCGCACGCTGGTCTTCACCCGCACCAAGCACCGCGCGCGCAGCCTGGCCCACGACCTCGAGCGCTCCGGGATGCGCGTCGCCGAGCTGCAGGGCAACATGCCGCAGAGCAAGCGGCAGCAGGCCATCGACGGCTTCCGCAGCGGCCGCTACGACATCCTGGTCGCCACCGACATCGCGGCCCGCGGCATCGACGTCACCGCGGTCAAGCACGTCATCAACTACGACGCGCCCGACACCGTCGACGCCTACACCCACCGCATCGGCCGCACCGGCCGCGCCCAGCTCACCGGCGAGGCCTTCACGCTGGTCGACAGCGACGACAGCGAGCTGATCGAGCGCATCGAGAAGACCCTGGGCGTGCCGCTGGAGCGGCGCCGCATCGACGGCTTCGACTACGGCGCCTTCACGCCCGAGACGGCCCTGAACCCGGTGCGTCGCGCCGCGGCGTCGGGACGGTCCGGCGGCGGGGGGCGGCGGCGAGCTCCCACGCGGATGAAGCGGTTTGGTTGA
- the rho gene encoding transcription termination factor Rho, with protein MSETVTGVLGLDKRGGGYLRSPARSFQSRPEDPWVPPQLVQKHALIDGAVVEGTLEKGRKGPQLGDVSSVCGLSPAAFRGRTHFDKLTAINPADRFHLGDGGNVTMRIVDLVAPLARGTRAMIVSPPKAGKTQILEDLAIAISACDPDARIVVLLIDERPEEVTHFRRRVPAEVLASSSDQDTATHVRLAELAMAQVRCELECGRDVVVLIDSLTRLGRAFNLHAAGSGRTMTGGLDARALEIPRKIFGMARNIEHGGSVTVVASALVETGSRMDDLIFEEFKGTGNSEIVLDRSLAENRVFPAIDLRASGTRRDELLYSVEDMARLNTLRRRMVQADPKTAMLGLLKLIEQTTDNAALLRSVSAL; from the coding sequence ATGTCCGAAACAGTCACCGGTGTCCTCGGTCTCGACAAGCGCGGCGGCGGCTACCTGCGCAGCCCCGCGCGGTCGTTCCAGTCCCGTCCCGAGGACCCCTGGGTCCCGCCCCAGCTCGTGCAGAAGCACGCGCTGATCGACGGCGCCGTGGTCGAGGGGACGCTCGAAAAGGGCCGCAAGGGCCCGCAGCTCGGGGACGTGTCCTCGGTCTGCGGGCTCTCGCCCGCCGCCTTCCGCGGCCGCACCCACTTCGACAAGCTCACCGCGATCAACCCCGCCGATCGCTTCCACCTGGGCGACGGCGGCAACGTCACCATGCGCATCGTCGACCTGGTGGCGCCGTTGGCCCGCGGCACGCGCGCGATGATCGTCTCGCCCCCCAAGGCGGGCAAGACGCAGATCCTCGAGGACCTGGCCATCGCCATCTCCGCCTGCGACCCCGACGCGCGCATCGTCGTGCTGCTGATCGACGAGCGGCCCGAGGAGGTCACCCACTTCCGCCGGCGCGTGCCGGCCGAGGTGCTGGCCAGCTCCAGCGACCAGGACACGGCCACCCACGTGCGGCTGGCCGAACTGGCGATGGCGCAGGTGCGCTGCGAGCTGGAGTGCGGGCGCGACGTGGTGGTGCTCATCGACAGCCTGACGCGGCTGGGACGGGCCTTCAACCTGCACGCCGCGGGCTCGGGCCGCACGATGACCGGCGGCCTGGACGCCCGCGCGCTGGAGATCCCCCGCAAGATCTTCGGCATGGCCCGCAACATCGAGCACGGCGGCTCGGTGACCGTGGTCGCCTCCGCGCTGGTGGAGACCGGCTCGCGCATGGACGACCTGATCTTCGAGGAGTTCAAGGGCACGGGCAACAGCGAGATCGTCCTGGACCGCTCGCTGGCCGAGAACCGCGTCTTCCCGGCCATCGACCTGCGCGCCAGCGGCACCCGCCGCGACGAGCTGCTGTACTCGGTCGAGGACATGGCCCGCCTGAACACCCTGCGCCGCCGCATGGTGCAGGCCGACCCCAAGACCGCCATGCTGGGCCTGCTGAAGCTCATCGAGCAGACGACCGACAACGCCGCGCTGCTGCGCAGCGTGTCGGCGCTGTGA
- a CDS encoding helix-hairpin-helix domain-containing protein, with the protein MQAIPGIGPSLAADLRELGMREPADLRGLDPERLYRDLCETRGARQDPCVLYVFRCAVYYATTAPADRDPELLKWWNWKDRASA; encoded by the coding sequence CTGCAAGCCATCCCCGGCATCGGCCCGAGCCTCGCCGCTGACCTGCGCGAGCTGGGGATGCGCGAACCCGCCGACCTGCGCGGCCTGGACCCCGAGCGTCTCTACCGCGACCTCTGCGAGACCCGCGGCGCGCGGCAGGACCCCTGCGTCCTGTACGTCTTCCGCTGCGCGGTCTACTACGCCACGACCGCCCCCGCCGACCGCGACCCCGAACTGCTCAAGTGGTGGAACTGGAAAGACCGCGCCTCGGCCTGA